A DNA window from Thalassospiraceae bacterium LMO-JJ14 contains the following coding sequences:
- a CDS encoding tripartite tricarboxylate transporter substrate binding protein, protein MKNLKTLTRVLSAAVVGALCVSAAGEAIAAYPDNTLRIVVPWRAGGGTDSVGRALATEMEKISGQAVLVENVTGGSGTAGMLAVKNAKPDGYTMVLNGSADITAPIVFKNVPYSMDDYKCVGGVYATPTWIIANKEQGFKNFGDFVKAAKAAPGKLSLGVTALGTPDHVTADLLIKKYGIDVRVIPFNGGAPLKKALIGNQVNAGVLIAPVMLEEVKAGVANVLVAGGSLKSIKHGPLQGMATLKDHGIDQEISMIRGVYMHKDTSDAVIDKAIEIVGGAAQSQSFKDFGDKFGFDPVWIPGKSFCEFMKSEDKAYRSIK, encoded by the coding sequence ATGAAAAACCTGAAGACACTCACACGCGTGCTGTCGGCCGCCGTTGTCGGTGCGCTATGCGTCAGCGCGGCGGGCGAGGCAATTGCGGCTTATCCCGACAACACACTGCGCATCGTCGTGCCGTGGCGCGCCGGTGGCGGCACCGATTCCGTTGGCCGTGCTCTGGCGACGGAGATGGAAAAAATTTCCGGTCAGGCCGTCCTTGTCGAAAACGTGACCGGCGGGTCCGGGACGGCGGGTATGCTGGCGGTAAAGAACGCCAAGCCCGACGGCTATACAATGGTGCTGAACGGTTCCGCCGACATCACCGCGCCGATCGTTTTCAAGAACGTTCCTTACAGCATGGATGACTATAAATGCGTCGGCGGGGTTTATGCGACGCCGACATGGATCATTGCCAACAAGGAGCAAGGCTTCAAGAATTTCGGCGATTTCGTAAAAGCCGCCAAGGCGGCGCCTGGCAAGCTGTCGCTTGGTGTGACTGCGCTCGGCACGCCCGATCATGTAACCGCAGATCTGCTGATCAAGAAATACGGCATCGATGTACGGGTCATTCCCTTTAACGGCGGTGCGCCGCTGAAAAAGGCGCTGATCGGCAACCAGGTCAATGCCGGTGTGCTGATCGCGCCCGTGATGCTCGAAGAGGTCAAGGCCGGCGTCGCCAATGTGCTGGTTGCCGGCGGCTCGCTGAAAAGCATCAAACATGGCCCGCTGCAGGGCATGGCGACGCTCAAGGACCACGGCATCGACCAGGAAATCAGCATGATCCGCGGTGTGTATATGCATAAAGACACATCGGACGCGGTCATCGATAAAGCGATCGAAATCGTCGGTGGAGCCGCGCAAAGTCAGTCGTTCAAGGACTTTGGCGACAAGTTCGGTTTCGATCCGGTATGGATCCCCGGCAAGTCATTCTGCGAGTTCATGAAGAGCGAGGACAAGGCATACCGCTCCATCAAGTAG
- a CDS encoding tripartite tricarboxylate transporter permease, giving the protein MIEGLLDAFVTVSAPSHLGLILAGTVLGLLVGALPGLSSPMAIIVLLPITYTMSPLSAFEIIMGIYVSTKLGGSFASILLRTPGTPAAACTTLDGFPMAQQGKASLALGYSAMGSFAGGMISWVVAVSFVPLISAVALHSEPADIALLAIAGLTMVASFTRASMIRGMMGVLIGLMIASVGYDVQDGIERYSFGHPILASGVSFSAVLVGFFGIAVVLTDIDMVGRGSSLVSEKVGMALPQLGDMMRRWRAWVIGTFYGVVVGAIPGVGSDGSVWMAYATVRSQSKNPENFGKGEPDGILAPESSNNGTTGGTMIPMLTLGIPGDGSTAVMLGAMILHGLQPGVTLMTSSADFVYGILASLFYANIFMLVVALLSIRFFIAILKRDRSSIFPFILVFTVIGAFAEDNHIFPVYIALACGIVGYLFEARKFPVVTIVLGAILGPIIEYNLRLGLAYSAGDWTTFVTTWPRAIMFGGISVLVIREFYLGFRRMRSTSKPKLEQGV; this is encoded by the coding sequence ATGATAGAAGGATTGCTTGACGCTTTTGTCACGGTTAGCGCCCCGTCGCACCTCGGGCTGATTCTGGCCGGTACCGTTCTCGGACTGCTTGTCGGCGCGCTTCCAGGTCTGTCGTCGCCGATGGCCATTATCGTTTTGCTGCCGATTACCTACACCATGAGTCCTCTGTCGGCATTCGAAATCATCATGGGGATCTACGTCAGCACCAAGCTGGGCGGCTCTTTCGCATCCATTCTGCTGCGCACACCCGGAACGCCGGCAGCCGCGTGTACAACATTGGATGGATTCCCGATGGCGCAACAGGGCAAGGCGAGTCTGGCGCTTGGTTATTCGGCCATGGGGTCTTTCGCGGGCGGCATGATCAGCTGGGTCGTGGCGGTCAGTTTCGTCCCGTTGATTTCGGCGGTTGCGCTGCATTCGGAACCCGCCGATATCGCGCTGCTGGCGATCGCCGGTCTGACGATGGTGGCGTCCTTCACACGTGCATCGATGATCCGCGGCATGATGGGGGTCCTGATCGGGCTGATGATCGCCAGCGTCGGATACGACGTGCAGGACGGAATCGAACGTTATTCCTTCGGTCATCCTATACTGGCGTCAGGGGTTTCGTTCTCGGCGGTACTCGTCGGTTTTTTTGGTATTGCCGTGGTGCTGACCGATATCGACATGGTCGGACGCGGCTCCAGCCTCGTCAGCGAGAAGGTCGGCATGGCCTTGCCGCAGCTGGGCGACATGATGCGGCGCTGGAGAGCATGGGTGATCGGCACTTTTTACGGTGTCGTCGTCGGCGCGATCCCGGGTGTCGGTTCCGACGGGTCGGTATGGATGGCCTACGCCACCGTGCGCAGCCAGTCCAAGAACCCTGAAAATTTCGGCAAAGGCGAACCGGACGGAATCCTCGCGCCTGAAAGTTCCAACAACGGAACAACAGGCGGCACGATGATCCCGATGCTGACCCTCGGCATTCCGGGCGACGGATCGACGGCGGTCATGCTCGGCGCGATGATCCTGCATGGCCTGCAGCCGGGTGTGACGCTGATGACGTCCAGCGCCGATTTCGTATACGGCATTCTCGCGTCGTTGTTTTACGCCAACATCTTCATGCTGGTGGTCGCGCTGCTCTCGATCCGTTTCTTCATCGCGATCCTGAAACGCGACCGTTCGTCCATATTTCCATTCATCCTCGTATTTACCGTGATCGGCGCCTTCGCCGAGGACAACCATATCTTCCCGGTCTATATCGCGCTTGCGTGCGGCATCGTCGGGTATCTTTTCGAAGCCCGGAAATTCCCCGTCGTGACCATCGTCCTCGGTGCGATCCTGGGGCCGATCATCGAATACAACCTTCGCCTCGGATTGGCCTACTCGGCCGGCGACTGGACCACGTTCGTGACCACGTGGCCCAGGGCCATCATGTTCGGCGGAATCTCAGTCCTTGTCATCAGGGAATTTTATCTGGGCTTCCGCAGAATGCGTTCAACCTCGAAACCCAAACTCGAACAGGGAGTATAA
- a CDS encoding sulfatase-like hydrolase/transferase, translating into MPKRRPNILLITTDQHRADCYSFARRDIKTPHLDALAARGTRFERCYCPGPLCQPARASILTGMLPLTHGVRDNGIDLPDDMIGRGFAQQLADQGYRTALMGKAHFSTQFTFEATGRPECRKTMHKYYDDWFGPYMGFDYLELFIDGPVKWPDWEPPEGLHFTKWLFADGRGKEKHALYHSGERPRSGAQQTHVSDLPVACHTSSWLGDRATDFIARHDDENDDPFMLWVSFPDPHHEFDAPDPYGRMYDPNQVDIPKHHDLDLSRRPWWHEAALTRTPKTTDEFRTVREKLSRQRTLTERQIRDITANYFGMISLVDHNVGRIMQALTEKGIIDDTIVVMTSDHGEFLGDHGLLFKGPMFYDSLIRVGMIAAGPGIDQGKVVNNVVSTVDLAPTLVDIGGGTFDGYHGQSLMPALGGGVSAMRNMAHVEWGLDASRCGVDLDLRTVVTERYRYTIELTSGDGELYDLKNDPYEMNNLFYDAKSASLREEMEKVRATRPDDIRPEPLPIVGMF; encoded by the coding sequence ATGCCAAAACGCCGCCCCAATATTCTTCTGATCACGACCGACCAGCATCGTGCCGATTGCTATTCCTTTGCCCGGCGCGATATCAAAACCCCGCACCTGGATGCACTGGCGGCGCGGGGCACGCGCTTCGAGCGGTGTTATTGCCCGGGGCCGCTGTGCCAACCGGCTCGGGCATCGATCCTGACCGGTATGCTGCCGCTCACGCACGGGGTGCGCGACAACGGCATCGACTTGCCCGACGACATGATCGGGCGCGGGTTCGCGCAGCAACTCGCCGATCAGGGTTACAGGACGGCGCTGATGGGCAAGGCGCACTTTTCGACGCAGTTCACGTTCGAGGCGACCGGCCGCCCGGAATGCCGCAAGACCATGCACAAGTATTACGACGACTGGTTCGGCCCTTACATGGGGTTCGACTATCTGGAACTGTTCATCGACGGTCCGGTCAAGTGGCCGGACTGGGAACCGCCCGAGGGCCTGCACTTTACGAAGTGGCTATTCGCGGACGGACGCGGCAAAGAGAAACATGCGCTGTATCACAGCGGCGAACGGCCGCGTAGCGGGGCACAGCAAACGCATGTTTCCGATCTTCCCGTGGCCTGCCATACATCGAGCTGGCTCGGCGATCGGGCCACCGATTTCATTGCCAGGCACGACGACGAGAATGACGACCCGTTCATGCTCTGGGTATCGTTCCCGGACCCGCACCATGAGTTCGATGCACCCGACCCTTACGGGCGGATGTACGATCCGAACCAGGTGGACATTCCGAAGCACCACGATCTCGACCTGTCCCGGCGACCGTGGTGGCACGAGGCGGCACTGACCCGTACCCCGAAAACCACGGATGAGTTCCGCACGGTCCGCGAGAAGCTGTCGCGTCAACGCACACTCACGGAACGCCAGATCCGGGATATTACCGCGAATTATTTCGGCATGATCTCGCTCGTCGACCATAACGTGGGGCGCATCATGCAGGCTTTGACCGAGAAGGGTATCATCGACGATACGATCGTCGTCATGACCTCCGACCACGGCGAGTTTCTCGGCGACCACGGGCTGCTGTTCAAGGGGCCGATGTTCTATGACAGCCTGATCCGGGTCGGCATGATTGCTGCCGGGCCCGGCATCGATCAGGGCAAGGTCGTCAACAACGTGGTGTCGACCGTCGACCTGGCGCCGACGCTGGTCGATATCGGCGGCGGCACGTTCGACGGCTATCACGGTCAGTCCCTGATGCCCGCTCTAGGCGGCGGCGTCTCGGCGATGCGCAATATGGCGCACGTGGAATGGGGGCTGGATGCCTCGCGGTGCGGTGTCGATCTTGATCTCAGAACCGTGGTTACCGAGCGCTACCGTTATACCATCGAGCTCACGAGCGGCGACGGCGAGTTGTATGACCTCAAGAACGACCCCTATGAAATGAACAATCTTTTCTACGATGCAAAGTCGGCGTCGCTTCGCGAAGAGATGGAAAAGGTGCGCGCCACACGGCCGGATGATATCCGGCCCGAACCTCTGCCGATCGTCGGCATGTTCTGA